A DNA window from Callospermophilus lateralis isolate mCalLat2 chromosome X, mCalLat2.hap1, whole genome shotgun sequence contains the following coding sequences:
- the Tceal7 gene encoding transcription elongation factor A protein-like 7, giving the protein MQKPCKENEGKPQGSVPKREEERPYGEFERQQTEGNFRQRLLQSLEEFKEDIDYRHFKDEEMTREGDEMERCLEEIRGLRKKFRALHSNHRHSRDRPYPI; this is encoded by the coding sequence ATGCAAAAACCCTGCAAAGAAAATGAAGGAAAGCCCCAGGGCAGCGTGCCAAAGAGGGAGGAGGAACGTCCCTACGGAGAATTTGAACGCCAGCAAACGGAAGGGAATTTTAGACAGAGGCTGCTTCAGTCTCTCGAAGAATTTAAAGAGGACATAGACTATAGGCATTTTAAGGATGAAGAAATGACAAGAGAGGGAGATGAGATGGAAAGGTGCTTGGAGGAGATAAGgggtctgagaaaaaaatttaggGCTTTGCACTCTAACCACAGGCATTCTCGGGACCGTCCATATCCCATTTAA